In Streptomyces sp. KMM 9044, one DNA window encodes the following:
- a CDS encoding IS1182 family transposase: MSMRPKDLPPVPEQTAAVARKAFSKGSLAIRVRDHLGGVFTDQPFAGAFGTRGAPGLSPGVLSLVTVLQFAENLTDRQAAAMAVRAIDWKYALGMELADTGFDHTVLPRFRARLAEHGLERAVFDRLLEHCKEADLVAAGGKQRTDATHVISAVRDLNRTELAGESVRAALEALASAAPSWLADTIDVAEFAHRYGERINGWTMPSSRTRREKLAHVFGQDALTLCRAAYAPAAPPWIRDIEAVQTLRQVLVQTYCLHTDARGREVVRKREAETDGVPPGSIRLASPYDTDARWAAKGEDLFWYGYKIHLTESCHAPAEAEAEAEAEAEAEAEAEAEAGTSVLRLITDVHTTLATIPDVKATAPIQQNLAERQVSPGEHYLDSGYPSADLVVQAAGRGISMVTPLLADHSPQAKAAEGFAKSAFRIDWKARQVRCPQGATSAGWYPVTQHGRDAIVVEFARADCRPCPSRTKCTSSARGARMLTLRPRELHERTTAARAEQDTDSWRTKYALRAGIEGTVNQALDVTGIRRARYRGLPKVTLQHIYSATALNIVRLDAWWATDPLRKPRTSRLERLSHQLAG, encoded by the coding sequence ATGTCGATGCGTCCCAAGGACCTGCCGCCGGTCCCCGAGCAGACCGCGGCCGTGGCCCGTAAGGCGTTCTCCAAGGGGAGCTTGGCGATACGCGTGCGCGACCACCTCGGCGGGGTCTTCACCGATCAGCCGTTCGCCGGGGCGTTCGGTACGCGCGGCGCCCCGGGGCTGTCGCCGGGTGTGTTGTCGCTGGTGACGGTGCTGCAGTTCGCCGAGAACCTGACCGACCGGCAGGCCGCGGCCATGGCGGTGCGGGCCATCGACTGGAAGTACGCCCTCGGGATGGAGCTCGCCGACACCGGCTTCGACCACACAGTGCTGCCCCGCTTCCGCGCCCGCCTTGCCGAACACGGCTTGGAGCGCGCCGTGTTCGACCGGCTGCTGGAGCACTGCAAGGAGGCCGACCTGGTGGCCGCCGGCGGCAAGCAGCGCACCGACGCCACCCATGTCATCAGCGCGGTACGGGACCTGAACCGCACGGAGCTGGCCGGGGAGAGCGTCCGCGCGGCTCTGGAGGCCCTCGCGTCCGCGGCCCCGTCCTGGCTGGCCGACACGATCGACGTGGCGGAGTTCGCCCACCGCTACGGCGAGCGGATCAACGGCTGGACGATGCCGTCGTCCCGGACCAGGCGGGAGAAGCTGGCCCACGTCTTCGGCCAGGACGCCCTGACGCTGTGCCGGGCGGCCTACGCGCCTGCCGCCCCGCCCTGGATCCGCGACATCGAGGCCGTGCAGACCCTGCGGCAGGTGCTGGTGCAGACCTACTGCCTGCACACCGATGCGCGCGGGCGGGAGGTGGTCAGGAAGCGGGAGGCCGAGACGGACGGCGTCCCGCCCGGCAGTATCCGCCTGGCCTCCCCCTACGACACCGACGCGCGCTGGGCCGCCAAAGGCGAGGACCTGTTCTGGTACGGCTACAAGATCCACCTGACCGAGAGCTGCCACGCTCCGGCCGAAGCCGAAGCCGAAGCCGAAGCCGAAGCCGAAGCCGAAGCCGAAGCCGAAGCCGAAGCCGGTACGAGCGTGCTGCGGCTGATCACCGATGTGCACACCACCCTGGCGACGATTCCCGACGTCAAGGCCACCGCGCCCATCCAGCAGAACCTGGCCGAGCGTCAGGTCTCACCGGGCGAGCACTACCTCGACTCCGGATATCCCTCCGCCGACTTGGTCGTGCAAGCGGCGGGCCGGGGCATCAGCATGGTCACCCCGCTCCTGGCCGACCACTCGCCCCAGGCCAAGGCCGCCGAAGGCTTCGCCAAGAGCGCCTTCCGTATCGACTGGAAAGCCCGTCAGGTCCGCTGCCCCCAGGGCGCCACCAGCGCCGGCTGGTATCCGGTCACCCAGCACGGCCGCGACGCCATCGTCGTGGAATTCGCCCGCGCCGACTGCCGCCCCTGCCCCTCCCGGACCAAGTGCACCAGCTCCGCCCGCGGCGCCCGCATGCTCACCCTGCGCCCCCGTGAACTCCACGAACGCACCACTGCGGCCAGAGCCGAACAGGACACCGACTCCTGGAGAACCAAGTACGCACTCCGTGCCGGCATCGAGGGCACCGTCAACCAGGCTCTCGACGTCACCGGCATCCGCCGGGCCCGCTACCGCGGCCTGCCGAAAGTCACCCTCCAACACATCTACTCCGCCACCGCCCTCAACATCGTCCGCCTCGACGCCTGGTGGGCCACCGACCCACTACGCAAGCCTCGCACCAGCCGACTCGAACGCCTCAGCCACCAACTCGCCGGCTGA
- a CDS encoding transposase family protein: MVAVSRMPIPVSWVPKGWDTWDQDSKAVLSRTRREGPRVPGSRGEHQQDSPDAVFPPAAGRAAAIPRLLDLDERGELSAAHVRLVAQALGKSERTVWRWLAAAREDHRLARVESSRFTVTTEVRRLLALWGGNASRVHAELVQRAAEDPEAPAVPSLSTLHRAIRRDLTRGERAGLKSGEAARRAYDVFGQRPPTHRNAAWEGDHKHVPVEVDVEGELATPWVTWFIDCATKAIAGVAVTAHAPSRDAVLASLRIAITRSAPFGPVGRLPNQIRVDRGKEFLCQAVTAAMGALAVPVTDLPAYTPHLKGTIEALNDAVEEMFLASLPATPAARNLTAAISPTPTPRP, from the coding sequence ATGGTTGCTGTCAGTCGTATGCCGATTCCGGTCAGTTGGGTGCCGAAGGGCTGGGATACCTGGGACCAGGACAGCAAGGCCGTGCTGTCCCGTACTCGGCGAGAGGGGCCGCGTGTGCCGGGAAGCCGTGGCGAGCATCAGCAAGACAGCCCGGATGCCGTGTTCCCGCCGGCGGCGGGCCGGGCGGCGGCGATTCCCCGGCTGCTGGACCTCGACGAACGTGGAGAGCTGAGCGCCGCGCATGTGCGTCTGGTGGCGCAGGCGTTGGGGAAGTCGGAGCGGACGGTGTGGCGGTGGCTGGCCGCTGCCCGGGAGGACCACCGCCTCGCCCGGGTGGAGTCGTCCCGTTTCACGGTCACCACGGAGGTCCGGCGGTTGTTGGCGCTGTGGGGCGGTAACGCCTCCCGGGTCCATGCCGAGCTGGTGCAGCGGGCGGCCGAGGATCCGGAAGCGCCCGCGGTGCCGTCGCTCTCCACGTTGCACCGGGCGATCCGCCGCGACCTGACCCGCGGCGAGCGGGCCGGGCTGAAGAGTGGGGAAGCCGCCCGCCGTGCTTACGACGTGTTCGGGCAGCGCCCGCCGACGCACCGCAACGCGGCGTGGGAGGGCGACCACAAGCACGTGCCCGTCGAGGTCGACGTGGAGGGCGAGCTGGCCACACCGTGGGTGACCTGGTTCATCGACTGCGCCACCAAAGCGATCGCCGGGGTGGCGGTCACCGCGCACGCGCCGAGCCGGGACGCGGTGCTGGCCTCGCTGCGGATCGCGATCACCCGCAGCGCCCCGTTCGGGCCGGTGGGCAGGCTGCCCAATCAGATCCGGGTGGACCGCGGCAAGGAGTTCCTGTGCCAGGCGGTCACTGCGGCGATGGGCGCGCTCGCCGTCCCCGTGACCGACCTGCCCGCCTACACGCCGCACTTGAAGGGCACGATCGAGGCGCTGAACGACGCGGTGGAGGAGATGTTCCTCGCCTCACTCCCCGCTACACCGGCCGCCAGAAACTTAACGGCGGCCATCTCGCCGACCCCGACGCCCCGCCCCTGA
- a CDS encoding PE-PGRS family protein, producing MPVSFGVSHFPLWRRLPAVVIEAAIVHPEGKVRQLLAEAQPGLTAEQWTRLILGERGARPRWILTLLAADQHAELTDAAYEQLAADPSVQVRKETARLRGLPVRILTALAGDEDPSVRASACQRAWPHLDGPARRKLLSDPSGKVRIEALLRYHREHPMPRSVFDTEGVRERAVESCRLERGLAEHLAHHGEPAQRSSLAGNPHLDPDLVGLLAQDPDENVRFVVATRADITEEQRAGIPIDFDPRGHYYPLDWVMALHEDPGAMRRLAASSHPLIRRSVARARHLPADVVERLARDDDRVVQLFLAESCDDAPADMLLRVWQWWTGSLSTPDRPHGHPNFPRRDLLRYADDPNARTRQLALTTRSPRQSWWRGSAGTATRKYGTGPRPTYVFRPHRRSGCSTTRTNVSATPPPCIQGCPPG from the coding sequence GTGCCCGTCTCCTTTGGTGTGTCGCACTTCCCCCTGTGGCGGCGTCTGCCTGCGGTGGTCATCGAGGCGGCCATCGTCCACCCGGAGGGGAAGGTGAGGCAGCTGCTGGCCGAGGCCCAGCCGGGCCTCACAGCGGAGCAGTGGACTCGTCTGATCCTGGGCGAGCGGGGAGCCCGGCCCCGCTGGATCCTCACCCTGCTGGCGGCTGACCAGCACGCCGAGCTCACCGACGCCGCGTACGAGCAGCTCGCCGCGGATCCTTCCGTCCAGGTCCGGAAAGAGACAGCTCGTCTTCGCGGACTGCCCGTACGGATACTGACCGCGCTGGCTGGCGACGAGGATCCCTCTGTACGCGCCTCAGCCTGCCAAAGGGCCTGGCCTCATCTGGACGGCCCGGCCCGGCGCAAGCTTCTGAGCGATCCTTCCGGCAAAGTGCGCATCGAGGCGCTGTTGCGGTACCACCGAGAGCACCCGATGCCCCGTTCGGTGTTCGATACCGAAGGAGTCCGAGAGCGCGCGGTTGAGTCCTGCCGCCTCGAACGCGGCCTCGCCGAACACCTGGCTCACCACGGAGAGCCGGCCCAGCGCAGCTCTCTCGCGGGCAACCCGCACCTGGACCCGGACTTGGTCGGACTTCTTGCCCAGGACCCTGACGAGAACGTCCGCTTCGTGGTGGCCACACGCGCTGACATCACCGAGGAGCAGCGGGCGGGCATCCCCATCGACTTCGACCCGCGCGGGCACTACTACCCGCTCGACTGGGTCATGGCACTGCACGAGGATCCCGGCGCCATGCGCCGCCTGGCCGCCTCCTCCCACCCCCTGATCCGCAGGAGCGTTGCCCGGGCCCGGCACCTCCCTGCGGACGTCGTCGAACGTCTCGCCCGCGACGACGACCGCGTCGTCCAGCTCTTCCTCGCGGAATCCTGCGACGACGCGCCCGCCGACATGCTCCTGCGGGTGTGGCAGTGGTGGACCGGCAGCCTCAGTACCCCCGACCGCCCTCACGGCCACCCCAACTTCCCCCGCCGCGACCTGCTGCGCTACGCCGACGACCCGAACGCCAGAACGCGCCAGCTGGCCTTGACGACCCGGAGTCCACGCCAGAGCTGGTGGAGAGGTTCAGCCGGGACAGCAACGAGGAAGTACGGCACCGGGCCGCGTCCGACCTACGTCTTTCGCCCGCATCGGCGGTCCGGCTGCTCGACGACCCGCACGAACGTGTCCGCTACGCCGCCGCCCTGCATCCAAGGCTGCCCGCCCGGGTGA
- a CDS encoding DEAD/DEAH box helicase, with protein MLGIRLREHQVDQKSAFRRWMGFPARSSVPSEGARGTIVSATGSGKTITAAACALDCFPGGRILVTVPTLDLLAQTAEAWRRVGHRAPMVAVCSLESDAVLDGLGVRTTTNPIQLALWAGSGPVVVFATYASLVDREDIDAPEGQRKVRGPLEAALAGGERLYGQQMSGFDLAIVDEAHSTAGDLGRPWAAIHDNARIPADFRLYLTATPRILASPRPQQGTGGQELELASMADDPDGTYGPWLAELGLSEAIERGILAGFEIDVLEIHDPSPALGETEEAQRGRRLALLQTALLEHAAAYNLRTVMTFHQKVEEAAAFADKLPQTAAELYASGASDHDLAAADRLPASSIDAAFYELEAGRHVPPDRVWSAWLCGDHLVTERREVLRQFANGIDVAERRVHRAFLASCRVLGEGVDITGERGVEAVCFADTRGSQVEIVQNIGRALRLNRDGTTKVARIIVPVFLEPGEDPTDMVASASFKPLVAVLQGLRSHDERLVEQLASRALTSGQRTVHVRRDEDGRIIGAGGEDEEDDTDAVAETALLHFSSPRDAATIAAFLRTRVYRPESLVWLEGYQALLRWRAENEITGLHAVPYDVEVEVGVTKDFPLGRWVHQQRKALRAGELEPRRKELLDAPEAGMVWEPGEEVWEAKLAVLRSYRRATGHLAPRQDAVWDDPAGGQPVPVGQHMANLRRQGGLRKDPERAAVRAGQLEAIDEDWNCPWPLDWQRHHRVLADLVDADGVLPDIAPGVLMDGDDIGRWLKRQKQPGTWKLLSDEQQERLTTLGIKPAPAPPPAPAAGRAAKGSSKAQQAFQRGLTALAQWVEREGPHRPVPRGHAEKIAVDGEAEPIAVRLGVWVSNTRARRDKLTAEQLNALRKLGVKWV; from the coding sequence ATGCTGGGTATCCGGCTTCGGGAACACCAGGTCGATCAGAAGTCGGCGTTTCGGAGGTGGATGGGATTCCCTGCAAGATCATCAGTGCCGTCGGAGGGGGCACGGGGCACCATCGTGTCCGCGACCGGATCGGGCAAGACGATCACCGCCGCCGCGTGCGCGCTGGACTGCTTCCCGGGCGGCCGGATCCTCGTGACCGTGCCGACCCTGGACCTACTCGCACAGACCGCTGAGGCGTGGCGCCGGGTGGGCCACCGGGCCCCGATGGTGGCGGTGTGCTCGCTGGAGAGCGATGCGGTGCTGGACGGGTTGGGGGTGCGTACCACCACGAATCCGATTCAGCTCGCGCTGTGGGCGGGGTCGGGGCCGGTGGTCGTGTTCGCTACGTACGCCTCCCTGGTGGACCGCGAGGATATCGACGCACCCGAGGGCCAGCGGAAGGTTCGTGGGCCGCTGGAGGCCGCCCTGGCGGGCGGGGAGCGCCTGTACGGGCAGCAAATGAGCGGTTTCGACCTCGCCATCGTGGACGAAGCCCACTCCACCGCAGGTGATCTCGGCAGGCCGTGGGCCGCGATCCACGACAATGCCCGCATCCCGGCCGACTTCCGGCTGTACCTCACCGCGACCCCGCGCATCCTCGCCTCGCCCCGGCCGCAGCAGGGCACCGGCGGCCAGGAGCTGGAGCTCGCGAGCATGGCCGACGACCCGGACGGGACCTACGGGCCGTGGCTGGCCGAGCTCGGACTCTCGGAGGCGATCGAGCGGGGCATCCTCGCCGGCTTCGAGATCGACGTCCTGGAGATCCACGACCCCTCCCCCGCCCTCGGGGAAACGGAGGAGGCACAGCGGGGCCGGCGCCTCGCTCTCTTGCAGACCGCACTGTTGGAGCACGCGGCGGCGTACAACCTCCGTACAGTGATGACGTTCCACCAGAAGGTGGAAGAGGCCGCAGCCTTCGCGGACAAGTTGCCCCAGACAGCGGCCGAGCTGTACGCCAGCGGCGCCTCCGACCACGACCTGGCAGCCGCGGACCGGCTCCCCGCGTCGTCGATCGACGCGGCCTTCTACGAGCTGGAGGCCGGCCGCCACGTCCCCCCGGACCGCGTCTGGTCGGCCTGGCTGTGCGGCGACCACCTCGTCACCGAACGCCGCGAGGTCCTTCGCCAGTTCGCCAACGGCATCGACGTGGCCGAGCGCCGGGTGCACCGCGCCTTCCTCGCCAGCTGCCGCGTGCTCGGGGAAGGCGTCGACATCACCGGCGAACGGGGAGTCGAGGCCGTCTGCTTCGCCGACACCCGCGGATCCCAGGTGGAGATCGTCCAGAACATCGGCCGCGCGCTGCGGCTCAACCGCGACGGCACCACGAAGGTCGCCCGGATCATCGTGCCGGTGTTCCTGGAGCCCGGCGAGGACCCGACCGACATGGTCGCCTCCGCCAGCTTCAAGCCGCTCGTGGCCGTGCTCCAGGGCCTGCGCTCGCACGATGAACGCCTGGTCGAGCAGCTCGCCTCCCGCGCCCTCACCAGCGGACAGCGCACGGTGCACGTGAGGCGCGACGAGGACGGGCGGATCATCGGCGCCGGCGGCGAGGACGAGGAGGACGACACCGACGCCGTTGCCGAGACGGCCCTGCTCCACTTCTCCTCTCCCAGGGACGCGGCGACCATCGCGGCGTTCCTGCGCACGCGGGTCTACCGGCCGGAGTCCCTGGTCTGGCTCGAGGGCTACCAGGCCCTGCTCCGCTGGCGGGCCGAGAACGAGATCACCGGCCTGCACGCCGTCCCCTATGACGTCGAGGTCGAAGTCGGAGTGACGAAGGACTTTCCGCTGGGGAGGTGGGTGCACCAGCAACGGAAGGCGCTGCGGGCCGGTGAGCTGGAACCGCGGCGCAAGGAGCTGCTGGACGCGCCGGAGGCCGGGATGGTGTGGGAGCCGGGTGAGGAGGTGTGGGAGGCCAAGCTCGCCGTGCTCCGGTCGTACCGGCGGGCCACAGGGCACCTTGCTCCCCGTCAGGACGCGGTGTGGGACGACCCCGCCGGCGGCCAGCCCGTCCCGGTCGGGCAGCACATGGCCAACCTCCGCAGGCAAGGCGGCCTCAGGAAGGACCCGGAGCGCGCCGCGGTGCGGGCCGGGCAACTGGAGGCGATCGACGAGGACTGGAACTGCCCCTGGCCGCTGGACTGGCAGCGGCACCACCGCGTCCTCGCGGACCTGGTCGATGCCGACGGTGTGCTGCCCGACATCGCGCCCGGCGTGCTGATGGACGGCGACGACATCGGGCGGTGGCTGAAGCGGCAGAAACAGCCGGGCACCTGGAAGCTGCTGTCCGACGAGCAGCAGGAACGGCTGACCACGCTGGGCATCAAGCCCGCCCCGGCGCCGCCTCCCGCCCCGGCGGCCGGGCGTGCGGCGAAGGGGTCGAGCAAGGCGCAGCAGGCGTTCCAGCGGGGCCTGACAGCCCTCGCACAGTGGGTGGAACGGGAAGGCCCCCACCGGCCGGTACCACGCGGCCACGCTGAGAAGATCGCGGTCGACGGCGAGGCCGAGCCGATCGCGGTCCGGCTCGGCGTATGGGTCTCCAACACCCGCGCGAGGCGCGACAAACTCACGGCGGAGCAGCTGAACGCACTGCGGAAGCTGGGCGTGAAGTGGGTGTGA